Proteins encoded within one genomic window of Methanobrevibacter arboriphilus JCM 13429 = DSM 1125:
- a CDS encoding type II secretion system F family protein, which translates to MDIILKSFFISLTGKCIVLFNLTFKIFVIFRNILFLFFTLTKGICDEINKKVLNHNSQNKNFNNSYSNNEDVDGLNNNLTDINRHNNINNYAKINKYNNDLYKKDLVKEGLDKRYLDKEDLNKKYLAKESLYKKNINNTFFENIRSSIIKRNSRTENIKINFIDGNLNKVFDNKKIGSISIPFINIKLFLLILISLLLVCIIFSYVFLGFEVALAILILLSLVMFWIISFPKRNKDKSKTEISNELPYAVRQMVTELRSGKGLHDVINSIANSNYGLLSHEFSIVIEEIKYGETTERALTNLFNRTSSDGLNRIIQQIIGTMNTGGNLSSNLNIIAEDISYDIRIKLKDYSQKLNAFIMIYTFIAILGPVILLIMLMAASTVMGDVIPSNIILIIYIFFFPMLIIFMGLLMKKMEPVL; encoded by the coding sequence GTGGATATTATTTTAAAAAGCTTTTTCATTTCTTTAACAGGCAAATGTATAGTATTATTTAATTTAACTTTTAAAATTTTTGTAATTTTTAGAAATATTCTTTTTTTATTTTTTACACTTACAAAAGGAATTTGTGATGAAATTAATAAAAAAGTTCTTAATCATAATTCACAGAATAAAAACTTTAATAATAGCTATTCAAATAATGAGGATGTTGATGGCTTAAATAATAATTTAACTGATATAAATAGACATAATAACATAAATAACTATGCTAAAATAAATAAATATAATAATGATTTATATAAAAAAGATTTAGTTAAAGAAGGCTTAGATAAAAGATATTTAGATAAAGAAGACTTAAATAAAAAATATTTAGCTAAAGAAAGTTTATATAAAAAAAATATTAATAATACTTTCTTTGAAAATATTAGAAGTTCTATAATAAAAAGAAACTCAAGAACTGAAAATATAAAAATTAATTTTATAGATGGAAATTTAAATAAAGTCTTTGATAATAAAAAAATAGGTTCTATCTCTATACCGTTTATTAATATAAAACTATTTTTATTGATTCTAATCTCACTTTTATTAGTCTGTATAATATTTAGTTATGTATTTTTAGGTTTTGAAGTAGCTTTAGCTATCTTGATTTTATTAAGCTTAGTAATGTTTTGGATTATTAGTTTTCCAAAGAGGAATAAAGATAAAAGTAAGACTGAAATATCTAATGAATTACCATATGCAGTTCGACAAATGGTTACTGAGTTAAGATCAGGTAAAGGTTTACATGATGTCATAAATTCAATAGCTAACTCAAATTATGGGTTGTTATCTCATGAATTTTCAATAGTTATTGAAGAAATCAAGTATGGTGAAACTACTGAAAGAGCATTGACTAACTTATTTAATAGAACTTCTTCTGATGGTTTAAATAGAATAATTCAGCAGATTATTGGAACTATGAATACTGGAGGGAATCTTTCTTCAAATCTTAATATAATTGCTGAAGATATTTCTTATGATATTCGAATAAAATTAAAAGATTATTCTCAAAAACTGAATGCTTTCATAATGATATATACATTCATAGCTATATTAGGCCCTGTAATCCTCTTGATAATGTTAATGGCAGCTTCTACTGTAATGGGAGATGTAATTCCAAGCAATATTATTCTGATTATTTATATTTTCTTTTTCCCTATGTTAATCATATTTATGGGTTTATTGATGAAAAAAATGGAACCTGTACTATGA
- a CDS encoding CpaF family protein: protein MPINKENENLNNNFRNNGNSTIPKYELLKTDFSETEKFLLEDLRDNLVDEAVSSGKNFRINEKELLDHIKDFLTSSIIKNKENVDDYLSYDIPSNKMNHNDNDLNSKHNTFKNGSGKTFSNEGVDKLANKFFKEIIGYGELDSLISDDELEEIMIIGINKPVFVYHRDYGMMESNLIYKTDEEILSVIDSIARQVNRRIDQESPIMDARLENGSRVNATIPPISADGPSLTIRKFKKDPLTIIDIINKNTLNSELAAFLWLCVDGLGVKPANTIISGGTSSGKTTTLNSLAAFINPRERIITIEDTLELQIPHQHVLRMETRNSNIENKGELTMDDLVKNSLRQRPDRIIVGEVRGKEAITLFTALNTGHSGFGTLHSNSSRETITRLTNAPMNVPKVMISAIDFIIMQNRIYRSDGVSVRRVTEVVEVVGIEEGTIQLNKIFNWNSKNDKIENVSISCNTLQTIADIKGIKVKDLFDEIDKRKRVLNFLSNNNIRNIHELNKFIGNYYLNPFNVLDYISND, encoded by the coding sequence ATGCCTATTAATAAAGAAAATGAGAATTTAAATAATAATTTTAGAAATAATGGTAATAGTACAATACCAAAATATGAGTTATTAAAAACAGATTTTTCAGAAACAGAAAAATTTTTATTAGAAGATTTAAGGGATAATCTTGTTGATGAAGCTGTGTCTTCAGGTAAAAATTTCAGAATTAATGAAAAAGAATTATTAGATCATATTAAAGATTTTTTAACAAGTAGTATTATTAAAAATAAAGAGAATGTTGACGATTACTTAAGTTATGATATTCCATCTAATAAGATGAACCACAATGATAATGACTTAAATTCTAAACATAATACTTTTAAAAATGGTTCAGGTAAAACTTTTTCCAATGAAGGCGTTGATAAATTAGCTAATAAATTTTTTAAAGAAATTATTGGATATGGTGAACTTGATTCATTGATAAGTGATGATGAACTTGAAGAGATAATGATAATAGGTATTAATAAGCCTGTTTTTGTTTATCATAGGGATTATGGTATGATGGAGTCAAATCTAATATATAAAACAGATGAAGAAATTCTTTCAGTAATCGATTCAATAGCTCGTCAAGTTAATCGAAGAATAGATCAAGAATCTCCAATAATGGATGCAAGGCTTGAGAATGGTTCAAGAGTTAATGCAACAATTCCTCCAATTTCTGCTGATGGCCCATCTCTTACTATTAGAAAGTTTAAAAAAGATCCTTTAACTATTATAGATATTATTAATAAAAATACATTGAACTCTGAATTAGCTGCATTTTTATGGTTATGCGTAGATGGATTAGGAGTAAAACCTGCTAATACTATTATTTCTGGTGGAACAAGCTCAGGAAAAACAACGACTTTAAATTCTCTAGCTGCATTTATAAATCCTAGGGAAAGAATAATTACTATTGAAGACACACTTGAACTTCAAATACCTCATCAGCATGTTTTAAGAATGGAAACAAGAAATTCTAACATTGAAAATAAAGGTGAACTAACAATGGACGATTTAGTTAAAAATTCATTAAGGCAAAGGCCTGACAGAATAATCGTAGGTGAAGTTAGAGGAAAAGAAGCAATAACTTTATTTACAGCACTTAATACTGGGCATTCTGGATTTGGAACACTTCATTCTAATAGTTCACGTGAAACCATAACTCGACTTACGAATGCTCCTATGAATGTTCCAAAAGTAATGATTTCAGCTATTGATTTTATAATAATGCAAAATAGAATATATCGCTCTGATGGTGTTTCTGTTCGAAGAGTAACTGAGGTTGTTGAAGTTGTTGGTATTGAAGAAGGTACTATTCAATTGAATAAAATTTTCAATTGGAATTCAAAAAATGATAAAATAGAAAATGTTTCTATCTCCTGTAATACATTGCAGACAATTGCAGATATTAAAGGAATCAAAGTTAAAGATCTTTTTGATGAAATAGATAAAAGAAAACGAGTTTTAAATTTTTTATCTAATAATAATATTAGAAATATTCATGAATTAAATAAATTTATAGGTAATTACTATTTAAACCCTTTCAATGTCCTTGATTATATATCAAATGATTAA
- a CDS encoding DUF2953 domain-containing protein gives MDLLTLILEIILFLIIFIIILLLIFLYVGLDINIFLNKKENDFKGHIEVKWSFIRIFSKNFPDIEENNKNSKNNKDSKNKNNKVNNKINTKDTDDKSSNDEKKENNDKKGKKGKKDKKGKKSKNKWNEFKTLFPLIKINFWDIIDLIKSILSSIELKSFKTHLILGFSSPVDTATILGYIWAFSAAPNMHKSFSLSAEPVFNREIMNFKSEISFKINLLKPALKIFKLLTKKSMIKLILKSRKLFKND, from the coding sequence TTGGATCTATTAACTTTAATTTTAGAAATAATTTTATTTTTAATTATTTTTATCATAATATTACTATTGATTTTCTTATATGTTGGGTTAGATATAAATATATTTCTAAATAAAAAGGAAAATGATTTTAAAGGACATATTGAGGTTAAATGGTCTTTTATTAGAATTTTTTCTAAAAATTTTCCAGATATTGAAGAAAATAATAAAAATTCTAAAAATAATAAGGATTCTAAAAATAAAAATAATAAGGTTAACAATAAAATTAATACTAAAGATACTGATGATAAATCTTCAAATGATGAAAAGAAAGAAAATAATGATAAAAAAGGCAAAAAAGGTAAAAAAGATAAAAAAGGTAAAAAATCTAAAAATAAATGGAATGAATTTAAAACATTATTTCCTCTTATCAAAATCAATTTTTGGGATATAATAGATTTGATTAAATCTATTTTATCTTCTATAGAATTAAAAAGCTTTAAAACTCATCTGATATTGGGATTTTCAAGTCCTGTGGATACTGCAACTATTTTAGGTTATATATGGGCTTTTTCAGCTGCTCCTAATATGCATAAATCTTTTAGTCTCTCTGCAGAACCAGTTTTTAATAGAGAGATTATGAATTTTAAAAGTGAAATTTCATTTAAAATAAATCTTTTAAAGCCAGCATTAAAAATCTTTAAACTTTTAACTAAAAAAAGCATGATTAAACTTATATTAAAGTCAAGGAAGCTGTTTAAAAATGATTAA